In Bacteroidota bacterium, the following are encoded in one genomic region:
- a CDS encoding transglycosylase SLT domain-containing protein codes for MPRPADCLCTLPLCTLPVVVLAALLLAALPASASIPSALPVYEADARGDRPRTDRPGDEPRTDRPGDEPHTDRPGDGNAPVWARQIVETERLLGDIEAAESLGDTRHAADLAAEAMVLAHALAADPYLLRDAETRLLVLDAQAAYERHHGAVATLALSAVDFQRLRTDALADLNLDGGPLDLHLHLETAASLFLSNVFNAPESFASNIERKTAQLQRYAGYQDRIRARGERYFPMIERIFREEGVPTELKYLAVVESALNPQAVSPMGAAGMWQFMKGTGRLYGLSHRDRFRPEKSTRAAAQHLRDLSEMFDGDWQLALAGYNCGPYLVQRLARRATARLGRPATFWDIYGSLPRETRNYVPTYIATVKAFESPRAES; via the coding sequence ATGCCGCGCCCTGCAGACTGCCTGTGCACGCTCCCCCTGTGCACGCTCCCCGTTGTCGTGCTCGCGGCTCTGCTGCTTGCAGCGCTTCCCGCGTCCGCTTCGATTCCGTCCGCGCTGCCGGTGTACGAAGCAGACGCCCGCGGCGATAGGCCGCGCACTGATCGCCCTGGCGATGAACCGCGCACTGATCGCCCTGGCGATGAACCGCACACCGATCGCCCCGGCGATGGCAACGCCCCCGTCTGGGCGCGCCAGATCGTCGAGACCGAGCGGCTGCTCGGTGACATCGAGGCGGCGGAGTCGCTCGGCGACACCAGGCACGCGGCGGACCTCGCCGCGGAGGCGATGGTGCTGGCCCATGCCCTCGCCGCGGACCCCTACCTCCTTCGCGATGCCGAGACGCGCCTGCTCGTCCTCGACGCCCAGGCCGCCTACGAGCGCCACCACGGCGCCGTCGCCACGCTCGCCCTCTCGGCCGTCGACTTCCAGCGGCTGCGCACCGACGCCCTCGCCGACCTGAACCTCGATGGCGGTCCGCTCGACCTGCACCTGCACCTCGAAACGGCGGCCTCGCTGTTCCTGAGCAACGTCTTCAACGCGCCCGAGTCGTTCGCGTCGAACATCGAGCGCAAGACGGCGCAGCTCCAGCGCTACGCTGGCTACCAGGACCGCATCCGTGCCCGCGGCGAGCGCTACTTCCCGATGATCGAGCGCATCTTCCGCGAGGAGGGGGTACCGACGGAGTTGAAGTACCTCGCCGTAGTGGAGAGTGCGCTCAACCCGCAGGCCGTCAGCCCGATGGGCGCCGCCGGGATGTGGCAGTTCATGAAAGGCACCGGCCGCCTCTACGGCCTCAGCCACCGCGACCGCTTCCGCCCCGAGAAATCGACGCGCGCTGCGGCCCAGCACCTCCGCGACCTCTCCGAGATGTTCGACGGCGACTGGCAGCTCGCGCTCGCGGGCTACAACTGCGGGCCCTACCTCGTGCAGCGGCTTGCTCGCCGCGCCACCGCGCGCCTCGGCCGTCCAGCTACGTTCTGGGACATCTACGGCTCGCTCCCGCGCGAGACGCGCAACTACGTCCCGACCTACATCGCGACCGTCAAGGCGTTCGAGTCGCCCCGCGCCGAGAGCTAG
- the argG gene encoding argininosuccinate synthase codes for MSIVLAFSGGLDTSFCVPYLRETYDRPVHTITVHTGGFSEADLAEAEGRAHALGAASHTVIDARARLYDEVLSYLVKGNVLRGNVYPLCVGPERVVQAQEVVAHAAQLGATTIAHGSTGAGNDQVRFDTALRLLAERTLSSGVGAGPVEVLAPIRALGLTREASTDYLRERGVEVPPKTTAYSVNHGLWGTTVGGVETHRPDGVLPEDAWPDTVSPSSAPDTPQRLTIAFEQGVPVALDGDALAPVALVERLHTEGAQHGIGRGVHVGDTILGIKGRVGFEAPAALTLIAAHRELEKLVLTRLQLVQKATLGDLYGQLVHEGLYFDPVMRDLEAFLDSSQRRVTGEVEVEWFKGAIRVLGARSPFSLFSADVAQYGEVNTLWDGRDAEGFTRLYGLQAQLAARVGTRVDGTTNQ; via the coding sequence ATGTCCATCGTCCTCGCCTTCAGCGGCGGCCTCGACACCTCGTTCTGCGTCCCTTACCTCCGGGAGACCTACGACCGCCCCGTCCACACGATCACGGTGCACACCGGCGGCTTCTCGGAGGCCGACCTCGCCGAGGCTGAGGGGCGAGCCCACGCCCTCGGGGCCGCGTCGCATACCGTCATCGACGCGCGGGCGCGGCTCTACGACGAGGTGCTGAGCTACCTCGTGAAGGGCAACGTGCTGCGCGGCAACGTCTACCCGCTCTGCGTCGGGCCGGAGCGCGTCGTGCAGGCGCAGGAGGTCGTGGCGCACGCCGCGCAGCTCGGCGCGACGACCATCGCCCACGGCTCGACGGGCGCGGGCAACGACCAGGTCCGCTTCGACACGGCGCTGCGGCTGCTCGCCGAGCGCACCCTGTCATCTGGAGTAGGGGCCGGGCCGGTCGAGGTGCTCGCGCCGATTCGCGCGCTCGGGCTCACCCGCGAGGCGTCGACGGACTACCTGCGCGAGCGCGGCGTGGAGGTCCCGCCCAAGACGACGGCCTACTCGGTCAACCACGGCCTGTGGGGCACGACCGTCGGCGGCGTGGAGACGCACCGCCCCGACGGCGTCCTCCCCGAAGACGCCTGGCCCGACACCGTCTCGCCCAGCTCGGCCCCCGACACGCCGCAGCGGCTCACTATCGCGTTCGAGCAGGGCGTCCCCGTCGCACTCGACGGCGACGCGCTCGCGCCGGTCGCGCTCGTGGAGCGGCTGCACACGGAGGGCGCGCAGCACGGCATCGGGCGCGGCGTCCACGTCGGCGATACCATCCTCGGCATCAAGGGGCGCGTGGGCTTCGAGGCCCCGGCCGCGCTCACGCTCATCGCGGCGCACCGCGAACTCGAAAAGCTCGTCCTCACCCGCCTCCAACTCGTCCAGAAGGCCACGCTCGGCGACCTCTACGGGCAACTCGTCCACGAAGGGCTCTACTTCGATCCGGTCATGCGCGACCTCGAAGCGTTCCTCGACTCGTCCCAGCGGCGCGTCACGGGCGAGGTGGAGGTCGAGTGGTTCAAGGGCGCGATCCGCGTGCTCGGCGCGCGCAGCCCGTTCTCGCTCTTCAGCGCCGACGTGGCGCAGTACGGCGAGGTGAACACGCTCTGGGACGGCCGCGACGCCGAGGGCTTCACGCGACTCTACGGCCTCCAAGCCCAGCTTGCCGCCCGCGTCGGCACGCGCGTGGACGGGACCACGAATCAGTGA
- the argC gene encoding N-acetyl-gamma-glutamyl-phosphate reductase, which yields MTLDPRPVTHDPLRVAILHGAGYAGGELVRLLLGHPNAQTVAVTSRSQAGKPVWTTHPALRGQTDLAFIAPDDLDPDTFDAAFVAAEHGQGAAAVVALREGGFDGPIIDLSADHRFDDPAIYPDWFGFEHPAPDHLAEAAYGLVEVNAPYSADTGLVANPGCFATGLALALHPLAANLGDAFEAHVTALTGASGSGTRPKATTHFPTRSGNVRAYKVLRHQHLPEVEAVLGVAPGRIHFVPTSGPWTRGIWGTAHATLPKGVGAEDVRGWYEATYADKPLVRFEADVLPELLPVVGTPFCDLGVVVQDRHLVVGFALDNLLKGAASQAVQNLNLVAGFPETAGLLATR from the coding sequence ATGACCCTCGACCCACGACCTGTGACCCACGACCCGCTCCGCGTCGCGATCCTGCACGGGGCGGGCTACGCCGGCGGCGAACTGGTCCGCCTGCTTCTCGGGCACCCGAACGCCCAGACCGTCGCGGTGACGAGCCGCTCGCAGGCAGGCAAGCCGGTGTGGACGACGCACCCCGCGCTGCGCGGGCAGACCGACCTCGCGTTCATCGCGCCCGACGACCTCGACCCGGACACCTTCGATGCGGCCTTTGTCGCCGCTGAGCACGGACAGGGGGCTGCGGCCGTCGTGGCACTGCGTGAAGGCGGCTTCGACGGACCGATCATCGACCTGAGTGCGGACCACCGCTTCGACGACCCAGCGATCTACCCCGATTGGTTCGGCTTCGAGCATCCGGCACCCGACCACCTCGCGGAGGCCGCCTACGGGCTGGTCGAGGTCAACGCCCCGTACTCGGCAGACACGGGGCTCGTCGCCAATCCTGGCTGCTTCGCGACGGGCCTCGCGCTCGCGCTGCACCCGCTCGCGGCCAATCTGGGCGATGCGTTCGAGGCGCACGTCACAGCGCTCACGGGGGCGTCGGGCTCGGGTACCCGTCCGAAGGCAACGACGCACTTTCCGACGCGCAGCGGCAACGTCCGCGCCTACAAGGTGCTCCGCCACCAGCACCTCCCTGAAGTCGAGGCCGTGCTGGGCGTCGCGCCGGGGCGCATCCACTTCGTGCCGACCTCGGGGCCGTGGACGCGCGGCATCTGGGGCACGGCCCATGCGACGCTACCCAAGGGCGTCGGTGCCGAGGACGTGCGCGGCTGGTATGAGGCTACCTATGCCGACAAACCGCTCGTTCGCTTCGAAGCGGACGTACTGCCTGAGCTCTTACCCGTCGTCGGGACGCCGTTCTGCGACCTCGGTGTGGTCGTGCAGGACCGCCACCTCGTCGTCGGCTTCGCGCTCGACAACCTGCTCAAAGGCGCGGCCAGTCAGGCGGTGCAGAACCTCAACCTCGTCGCGGGCTTCCCCGAGACGGCAGGTCTGCTCGCCACGCGATAG
- a CDS encoding transglycosylase domain-containing protein produces MLLRRAGMVIAGLAVLGLIYFVYLLSGVPPLAEIENPENLESTLVYSADGEELARYYLGENRTWVPVDSLPQHLIDALVATEDRRFYNHWGLDLYGIAAVVANAPFRGLRGASTVTQQLARNLFRIRRGGDTGLSQKLREMLTAIQIERNYTKREIIEMYFNTVAFSNNAFGIQAASRTYFNKDASQLDLGESAVLIGMQKATTYYNPVRNPGNAQRRRNVVLNQMVRYGYLDRSVYDGLAPDSVRTDFQPYSHTDNMAPHFAEVLRLWLKDWAEANGYDIYQDGLQVHTTIDSRMQALATVAVEAQMAKLQAVVDVDWSASDRYFSYDEDAYVRYVENNDVEPFAHYFDRFDDTYVRNFINESERARLLRNAGFSRDDAIDSLRSDAVFMDSLRAEKTRLEGGLVVVDPATGAVRAWVGGKNFVEDKYDHVMQAQRQPGSTFKPFAYAAAVDNGFSPYYALPNEAFCWDIPGSTTWCPRGGGAGGYVSLARGLATSNNIIAARLTREIGPSRVALYAQRMGVQSPIDAVPSVALGASDVNLLEMTAAYATLASGGIYHAPTFVSRITDRFGNTVAAFYPEDTGQEALSASSAYTVVDMMRGAVEYGTATRIRSKFGLGEYDFAAKTGTTQESADGWFIMMHPEMVVGSWVGWNDRRVSFRSDWWGQGGHSALYLVGDFARRLSRAGDPTVRLAKTRFREPAGYVEPLPLDMQYDDQWYDRTQCRELDNADGCDTPGAGQDGRAERPEAGRIEW; encoded by the coding sequence ATGTTGCTACGCCGCGCCGGGATGGTCATCGCCGGGCTAGCCGTGCTCGGGCTGATCTACTTCGTCTATCTCCTCTCCGGCGTGCCGCCGCTCGCCGAGATCGAGAACCCCGAAAACCTCGAATCGACGCTCGTCTACAGCGCCGACGGCGAGGAACTGGCGCGCTACTATCTCGGCGAGAACCGCACCTGGGTGCCCGTCGACTCGCTGCCGCAGCACCTCATCGATGCGCTCGTGGCGACGGAGGACCGGCGCTTCTACAACCACTGGGGCCTCGACCTCTACGGTATCGCCGCAGTTGTAGCGAATGCACCGTTTAGGGGGCTTCGTGGGGCCTCGACGGTGACGCAGCAGCTCGCGCGCAACCTCTTTCGCATCCGCCGGGGTGGCGACACCGGCCTCTCGCAGAAGCTCCGCGAGATGCTGACGGCCATCCAGATCGAGCGCAACTACACCAAGCGCGAGATCATCGAGATGTACTTCAACACGGTCGCCTTCTCGAACAACGCCTTCGGTATTCAGGCGGCCTCACGCACCTACTTCAACAAGGACGCCTCGCAGCTCGACCTCGGGGAGAGCGCCGTGCTGATCGGCATGCAGAAGGCGACGACCTACTACAACCCGGTCCGCAACCCCGGCAACGCGCAGCGCCGCCGCAACGTCGTCCTCAACCAGATGGTGCGCTACGGTTACCTCGACCGCAGCGTCTACGACGGGCTCGCGCCCGATTCGGTGCGCACCGACTTCCAGCCGTATTCCCACACCGACAACATGGCCCCGCACTTCGCGGAGGTGCTACGGCTCTGGCTCAAGGACTGGGCCGAGGCAAACGGCTACGACATCTACCAGGACGGCCTCCAGGTCCACACCACCATCGACAGTCGCATGCAGGCGCTCGCCACGGTCGCGGTCGAGGCGCAGATGGCGAAGCTCCAGGCTGTCGTCGACGTCGATTGGTCGGCCTCTGATCGCTACTTCTCCTACGACGAGGACGCCTACGTGCGCTACGTCGAGAACAACGACGTGGAGCCGTTCGCGCACTACTTCGACCGGTTTGACGACACCTACGTGCGCAACTTTATCAACGAGTCGGAGCGGGCTCGCCTGCTCCGCAACGCAGGCTTCAGCCGCGACGACGCCATCGACTCGCTGCGGTCGGACGCGGTGTTCATGGACTCGCTGCGCGCTGAGAAGACGCGCCTCGAAGGGGGGCTCGTCGTGGTCGACCCGGCGACGGGTGCCGTGCGTGCGTGGGTCGGCGGCAAGAACTTCGTCGAGGACAAGTACGACCACGTGATGCAGGCGCAGCGCCAGCCCGGCTCGACGTTCAAGCCGTTCGCCTATGCGGCGGCCGTTGACAACGGTTTCTCGCCCTACTACGCGCTGCCCAACGAGGCCTTCTGCTGGGATATCCCCGGCTCTACGACGTGGTGCCCGCGCGGCGGCGGTGCTGGCGGCTACGTCTCGCTCGCGCGCGGCCTCGCCACGTCGAACAACATCATCGCGGCGCGGCTCACCCGCGAGATCGGCCCGTCGCGCGTGGCGCTCTACGCGCAGCGCATGGGCGTCCAGAGTCCCATCGACGCCGTGCCGTCCGTCGCCCTCGGCGCGTCGGACGTGAACCTGCTGGAGATGACGGCCGCCTACGCAACGCTGGCCTCGGGCGGCATCTACCACGCGCCGACCTTCGTCTCGCGCATCACCGACCGCTTCGGCAACACCGTGGCGGCGTTCTACCCCGAGGATACCGGCCAGGAAGCCCTCAGCGCGTCGTCGGCCTACACCGTCGTGGACATGATGCGCGGCGCCGTCGAGTATGGCACGGCCACGCGCATCCGGTCGAAGTTCGGCCTCGGCGAGTACGACTTCGCCGCCAAGACCGGCACGACGCAGGAGTCGGCCGACGGCTGGTTCATCATGATGCACCCGGAGATGGTGGTCGGCTCGTGGGTCGGCTGGAACGACCGCCGTGTGTCGTTCCGCTCGGACTGGTGGGGGCAGGGCGGCCACTCGGCGCTCTACCTCGTCGGCGACTTCGCGCGCCGCCTCAGCCGGGCCGGCGACCCGACGGTGCGCCTCGCCAAGACCCGCTTCCGCGAACCGGCGGGCTACGTCGAGCCGCTGCCGCTGGACATGCAGTACGACGACCAGTGGTACGACCGCACCCAATGCCGCGAACTGGACAACGCGGACGGCTGCGATACGCCAGGCGCGGGACAGGACGGTCGCGCCGAGCGCCCCGAGGCTGGCCGCATCGAGTGGTGA
- a CDS encoding UDP-2,3-diacylglucosamine diphosphatase, producing MILFLSDLHLGRGTPAESRAAERDVCALLDAHASALDALVLVGDVFDAYMEYRHLVPKGFVRLQGRLAALVDAGVPVTYIVGNRDPWHLDHFAREVGVRLVRDHVVETMQVHGTHGVERDESVPWRVYIAHGDGRIAHDRLYNRIRPLMHHPAVARLYRMLLPGDTGYALARWTGRRAANPLGRDRTGPDLPAVTALRRFARQTLAAPPSQGALAPDLVVCGHVHLGECTTWDEGTYLNPGYWFGHRTFGRLDADGPALLHWDSAAAYPCHVRVDGEAFVIERTPPTAPAAHTPTTASSGTVSA from the coding sequence ATGATCCTGTTTCTCTCCGACCTCCACCTCGGGCGCGGGACGCCTGCCGAGAGCCGCGCCGCCGAGCGCGACGTGTGCGCCCTGCTCGACGCGCACGCCAGTGCCCTCGACGCGCTCGTGCTCGTCGGCGACGTGTTCGACGCGTACATGGAGTACCGCCACCTCGTCCCGAAGGGTTTCGTGCGGCTCCAGGGGCGGCTCGCAGCGCTCGTCGATGCGGGCGTGCCGGTGACCTACATCGTTGGCAACCGCGACCCGTGGCACCTCGACCACTTCGCGCGCGAGGTCGGCGTGCGGCTCGTCCGCGACCACGTCGTGGAGACGATGCAGGTCCACGGCACACACGGGGTTGAAAGAGACGAATCCGTGCCCTGGCGCGTTTATATTGCCCACGGAGACGGCCGCATCGCCCACGACCGGCTCTACAACCGGATCCGCCCGCTGATGCACCACCCGGCGGTCGCACGGCTCTACCGGATGCTGCTCCCCGGCGACACCGGCTACGCCCTCGCCCGCTGGACCGGCCGCCGCGCTGCCAACCCCCTCGGCCGCGACCGCACCGGCCCCGACCTCCCCGCTGTGACTGCCTTGCGCCGCTTCGCTCGCCAGACGCTCGCCGCCCCGCCCTCGCAGGGCGCTCTCGCCCCCGACCTCGTGGTCTGCGGGCACGTGCACCTCGGCGAGTGCACCACCTGGGACGAGGGCACCTACCTCAACCCCGGCTACTGGTTCGGCCACCGCACCTTCGGGCGGCTCGACGCCGACGGCCCCGCGTTGCTCCACTGGGACAGCGCTGCCGCCTACCCCTGCCACGTCCGTGTGGACGGCGAGGCCTTCGTGATCGAACGAACGCCGCCGACTGCGCCCGCCGCACACACGCCCACCACCGCGTCGTCGGGCACGGTGTCTGCGTGA
- a CDS encoding rhomboid family intramembrane serine protease, whose product MQNAYSPPTGFSVMPPVVKNLLIINVLVFVAQNGPLYGFLQDVFALWPVGVPEPVMAELRLREFAVSTFYPWQLITSAFMHGSFSHILFNLLFGVWMFGMRIENTFGTQRFALFYFACVLGASLTQLAVTSYPFILGSAPYPVPVPTLGASGGVFGILIAFGMLYPDEPIYLYFFVPVKAKWLVLGLIVFNLYAGVSGTQAGVANFAHLGGALTGFLLIQFWRGKLPLRPKPQSVT is encoded by the coding sequence ATGCAAAACGCCTACAGTCCGCCCACTGGCTTCTCGGTGATGCCGCCGGTGGTGAAGAACCTGCTCATCATCAATGTGCTGGTCTTCGTGGCCCAGAATGGGCCGCTCTACGGCTTCCTCCAGGACGTCTTCGCGCTGTGGCCCGTGGGCGTGCCTGAGCCCGTGATGGCTGAGCTTCGCCTCCGCGAGTTCGCCGTGAGCACGTTCTATCCGTGGCAGCTCATCACGTCGGCGTTCATGCACGGGAGCTTCAGCCACATCCTGTTCAACCTCCTCTTCGGGGTGTGGATGTTTGGCATGCGGATCGAGAACACATTCGGGACGCAGCGCTTTGCGCTGTTCTACTTCGCCTGTGTGCTCGGGGCGAGCCTGACGCAGCTCGCGGTGACGTCCTACCCGTTCATCCTCGGCAGCGCGCCCTATCCGGTGCCTGTGCCCACGCTCGGGGCGTCGGGCGGCGTCTTCGGTATCCTGATAGCGTTCGGGATGCTCTACCCGGACGAGCCGATCTACCTCTACTTCTTCGTGCCCGTCAAGGCCAAGTGGCTTGTGCTCGGGCTGATCGTCTTCAACCTGTATGCTGGCGTCTCGGGAACCCAGGCCGGGGTCGCCAACTTTGCGCACCTGGGCGGCGCGCTCACGGGCTTCCTGCTGATCCAGTTCTGGCGCGGGAAGCTGCCGCTGCGTCCCAAGCCTCAATCCGTCACCTAG
- a CDS encoding rhomboid family intramembrane serine protease, protein MNPDSPLARFRIWYAALPRAMRLLLTVNTVAYLAFLLLRIVPGVTEALYGYVAFQPVVPDAFLLPWTFVTHAFVHLGASFGGLLHFLFAMLWLYWMGRDYEEMYGSHRLFGLYVLAAIGGALFALAIGTFYAPRFPIYGAMGAALAVLCCVATLNPNRGIGLFLLGVVPLKYVAIGFVALSVLIGTYPAYELGAALVGYLFARAQLAGTDLAAWATPMFQTGGGSRSAGARSRSAAPGDDGGFLSKLERWASSREGKKPGDAPADSESPKKRTSRGPSKRRPRSERGKDDAPLANPTDIDRILDKINDQGYDALTDEEKRILYEASGRA, encoded by the coding sequence ATGAATCCCGACTCTCCACTCGCCCGGTTCCGCATCTGGTACGCCGCGCTGCCCCGCGCGATGCGCCTGCTGCTGACGGTCAACACGGTGGCCTACCTCGCCTTCCTGCTCCTGCGCATCGTGCCAGGCGTCACGGAGGCGCTCTACGGCTACGTCGCCTTCCAGCCGGTCGTCCCAGACGCGTTCCTGCTGCCGTGGACGTTCGTCACGCACGCGTTTGTGCACCTCGGGGCGAGCTTCGGCGGCCTGCTCCACTTCCTCTTCGCTATGCTATGGCTCTACTGGATGGGGCGCGACTACGAGGAGATGTATGGCAGCCATCGGCTCTTCGGGCTCTACGTCCTCGCAGCGATCGGAGGCGCCCTCTTCGCGCTGGCGATCGGCACCTTCTACGCGCCCCGCTTTCCGATCTACGGCGCGATGGGGGCCGCGCTCGCCGTGCTGTGCTGCGTGGCCACGCTCAACCCGAACCGCGGTATCGGCCTCTTCCTGCTCGGCGTGGTGCCGCTGAAGTACGTCGCCATTGGCTTCGTGGCGCTCTCGGTGCTGATCGGTACCTACCCAGCGTACGAGTTGGGCGCCGCGCTCGTGGGCTACCTCTTCGCCCGCGCGCAGCTTGCCGGCACCGACCTCGCGGCCTGGGCAACCCCGATGTTCCAGACGGGCGGCGGCTCGCGCTCGGCGGGCGCCCGCAGCCGCTCGGCCGCTCCTGGCGACGACGGCGGGTTCCTGAGCAAGCTCGAACGCTGGGCCTCGTCCCGCGAAGGGAAGAAGCCAGGCGACGCGCCGGCTGACTCTGAGTCCCCTAAGAAGCGCACGTCTCGCGGTCCCTCGAAGCGCCGTCCTCGCTCCGAGCGCGGGAAGGACGACGCCCCCCTCGCCAACCCCACCGACATCGACCGCATCCTCGACAAGATCAACGACCAGGGCTACGATGCCCTGACCGACGAGGAGAAGCGGATCCTCTACGAGGCGAGCGGACGCGCGTAG